One region of uncultured Methanolobus sp. genomic DNA includes:
- the pylS gene encoding pyrrolysine--tRNA(Pyl) ligase — translation MEKKPLDTLISKNGLWVSRNGRLHGVKKCETSQKYIRIEMDCGDIVTVRNSKNSRSARALRNHKFQKPCKHCRLSDDRINEFSRKISRKDEAEIKIVRSFRLPPEKPAEPVTVPAEAIENNKPATNIQNHIHNEPRAGITADSSTNHRSNLKPDKSSSSPSKPKKTFQPHQAKSKKTEFTSLQKNRILSLLGPGEMISFSKEKRSFAELESTLTLQRKKDIREMYEDSRENLLGKLERTITEFFVDMGFLEVKSPILIPFEYMERMGVGEDKKLSEQIFRVGDNMCLRPMLAPGLYNHLRKFDNVLPDPVRIFEIGPCYRKESDGNSHLEEFTMLNFCQMGSNCTRDELEYLIKELLDFLGIEYRIEADSCMVYGNTIDVMHKKMELSSAVVGPIPMDMDWGVNKPWIGAGFGLERLLKAKHDFKNIKRAARSEAYYNGISINL, via the coding sequence ATGGAAAAAAAACCACTTGATACACTTATTAGCAAAAATGGATTATGGGTGTCACGCAACGGACGCCTTCACGGAGTGAAGAAGTGCGAGACATCACAGAAGTATATTAGGATAGAAATGGATTGCGGGGATATTGTTACCGTACGCAATTCAAAAAACAGCAGGTCTGCAAGGGCCCTGAGGAACCACAAATTCCAGAAACCCTGTAAACACTGTCGTCTGTCGGATGACAGAATTAACGAATTCTCAAGGAAGATCTCAAGAAAAGATGAAGCTGAGATCAAAATTGTTCGCTCGTTCAGATTACCACCTGAAAAGCCTGCCGAGCCTGTTACCGTACCTGCAGAAGCTATTGAAAATAATAAGCCTGCAACTAATATTCAGAATCACATTCATAATGAACCACGGGCTGGAATAACTGCTGATAGTTCCACCAACCACAGATCAAACCTGAAACCTGATAAAAGCAGTTCCAGCCCTTCAAAGCCAAAGAAAACTTTTCAGCCACATCAGGCAAAGTCAAAGAAAACAGAATTTACGTCTCTGCAAAAGAACAGGATTCTCTCACTTTTAGGACCCGGAGAAATGATATCATTCTCTAAGGAAAAGCGGTCCTTTGCAGAACTCGAATCCACCCTGACTCTCCAGCGTAAGAAGGACATCAGGGAGATGTATGAGGACAGTCGTGAAAACCTGCTTGGAAAACTTGAGAGAACAATTACTGAGTTTTTCGTGGACATGGGTTTCCTTGAAGTTAAATCTCCAATCCTTATTCCATTTGAATACATGGAAAGAATGGGAGTAGGAGAAGACAAGAAGCTCTCAGAGCAAATATTCAGGGTCGGAGACAACATGTGTCTGCGTCCAATGCTTGCTCCGGGACTTTACAACCATTTGAGGAAGTTTGATAATGTACTTCCTGACCCTGTCAGAATATTTGAGATAGGCCCTTGCTATCGTAAAGAATCTGATGGAAACAGCCACCTTGAAGAGTTCACTATGCTGAATTTCTGCCAGATGGGATCAAACTGTACCAGAGATGAACTTGAGTATCTGATAAAGGAACTCCTGGACTTTCTGGGAATTGAATACAGAATAGAAGCAGACAGTTGCATGGTTTATGGTAACACCATCGATGTGATGCACAAAAAAATGGAACTCTCATCCGCCGTTGTAGGTCCAATTCCAATGGACATGGACTGGGGAGTAAACAAACCATGGATTGGTGCCGGTTTTGGTCTTGAAAGACTGCTGAAAGCAAAACATGATTTCAAGAACATCAAACGTGCAGCCAGATCAGAAGCATACTACAACGGAATAAGCATCAATCTTTGA
- the pylD gene encoding 3-methylornithyl-N6-L-lysine dehydrogenase PylD, which translates to MALLTPEDLENLSTQLEENDEIAKKVTGLDIRGICESLYGTKPGSEKVGIIPITAGNGIIGNFTSSLLFIVRYFGFEGFITEHPDVTGYYEAVSSGADIIMMADDHIFTAHNLRNEKIVSNHVATGVIYADIASRYNEAKSKDILVIGLGRVGYAGACHLVEKGFNVYACDPNREFLQKAVDELGIKPYCSDDRKKFSMVFEATPNADTISEGMIEERCLVSTPGIPCGLPPEIGQKYHVDLVMEPLVIGVASMLYSVIQN; encoded by the coding sequence ATGGCACTTTTAACACCGGAAGACCTTGAAAACCTTTCAACACAACTTGAAGAGAATGATGAGATTGCAAAAAAGGTTACGGGTCTTGATATCAGAGGAATATGCGAATCACTTTACGGGACAAAGCCAGGTTCCGAAAAAGTAGGTATCATCCCGATCACTGCCGGTAACGGTATCATCGGCAATTTCACCTCATCACTCCTGTTCATAGTCCGGTATTTTGGTTTTGAAGGATTCATAACAGAACATCCTGACGTCACTGGTTATTATGAAGCTGTTTCAAGTGGTGCTGATATTATAATGATGGCTGATGACCACATTTTTACTGCCCACAATCTCAGGAATGAGAAAATAGTGAGCAATCACGTTGCAACAGGTGTAATTTATGCAGATATCGCTTCAAGGTACAATGAAGCAAAATCAAAGGATATACTGGTCATCGGACTCGGAAGAGTCGGTTATGCCGGAGCCTGCCATTTAGTGGAAAAAGGATTCAATGTCTATGCATGTGACCCTAACAGGGAATTTTTGCAAAAAGCTGTTGATGAACTTGGAATTAAGCCTTATTGCAGTGATGACAGGAAGAAATTCTCAATGGTTTTTGAGGCGACACCAAATGCAGATACCATATCCGAAGGTATGATCGAGGAAAGATGCCTTGTTTCAACCCCGGGAATTCCCTGCGGGCTTCCACCTGAAATCGGACAGAAATATCATGTTGACCTTGTCATGGAGCCCCTTGTGATTGGAGTGGCTTCGATGCTTTATTCTGTTATCCAGAATTAA
- the pylB gene encoding methylornithine synthase PylB, which produces MIKDINYWDLDIIAENIVSGQKLTDENLRELLSLTEEEDIEKLQYVARKVRDHHFGNRVFLYSFVYFSTHCKNNCAFCYYNKCNDIQRYRLNLEEIRSIARAIRNEKIHMVDLTMGEDPYFHNNPEKFVDVVKAVKEETGLPIMISPGVMDDNTLSKLHKNGANFLALYQETHDEELYRKLRVGQSFDERNHAREFAKNNGYCVEDGILTGVGNDVESTIISLRGMQKGQPDMVRVMTFVPQEGTPLELVSQQSSLSELKIISVLRLMFPDKLIPASLDLEGIDGMVHRLNAGANVVTSIISADSSLEGVVNYDRKLEERDRDSRSVINRLKTMGMEPASQDEFNRIIEKQQGTPIKIPVAAV; this is translated from the coding sequence ATGATAAAGGACATTAATTACTGGGACCTTGACATTATTGCTGAAAATATAGTAAGCGGACAGAAGCTCACAGATGAAAATCTTAGAGAGCTTCTTTCCCTCACAGAAGAAGAAGATATAGAGAAGCTGCAATACGTTGCAAGAAAAGTGAGAGACCACCATTTCGGAAACAGGGTGTTCCTCTACAGCTTTGTTTATTTCTCAACCCACTGCAAGAACAACTGTGCTTTCTGCTATTATAATAAGTGCAACGATATTCAGCGCTATCGCCTTAACCTGGAAGAGATACGCAGCATAGCAAGAGCCATCAGGAACGAGAAAATTCACATGGTAGACCTTACTATGGGAGAAGATCCTTATTTCCACAATAATCCTGAAAAGTTTGTCGATGTTGTAAAAGCAGTGAAGGAAGAAACCGGACTTCCAATCATGATCTCTCCAGGAGTCATGGATGACAATACTCTCAGCAAACTCCACAAAAACGGAGCCAATTTCCTTGCACTCTATCAGGAAACACATGATGAAGAACTCTACCGGAAACTGAGGGTGGGACAATCTTTTGATGAAAGGAATCATGCCAGGGAATTTGCAAAAAATAATGGTTACTGTGTTGAAGATGGAATCCTCACCGGTGTTGGAAATGATGTTGAGTCAACCATAATCTCACTTCGTGGAATGCAAAAGGGACAGCCAGATATGGTTCGTGTCATGACCTTCGTTCCACAGGAAGGAACTCCTCTTGAACTGGTATCACAGCAGTCCAGCCTTTCCGAACTGAAGATAATCTCAGTACTCAGACTGATGTTCCCTGACAAACTCATACCCGCGTCACTTGACCTTGAAGGAATTGATGGAATGGTCCACCGCCTGAATGCAGGTGCAAATGTTGTAACATCCATCATATCCGCAGATTCCTCACTTGAAGGCGTTGTCAACTATGACAGGAAACTTGAGGAGAGGGACAGGGACTCAAGAAGCGTCATCAATCGCCTTAAGACCATGGGAATGGAGCCTGCAAGCCAGGATGAATTTAACAGGATAATAGAAAAACAGCAGGGAACTCCGATAAAAATCCCGGTGGCAGCAGTATGA
- a CDS encoding response regulator: MEEIEGNNAKILVVEDENIVALELKKRLKKLGYRVCSVASTGKEAINKAEGFLPDLVIMDIRLKGDMDGIQAAQIIREHFNIPIIYLTAHSDDETLKRAKQTEPYGYILKPFEKEDLRTSIEIALYKHQMENCHEK; the protein is encoded by the coding sequence ATGGAAGAAATAGAGGGAAATAATGCAAAAATACTTGTTGTTGAAGACGAAAACATCGTTGCTTTGGAGCTAAAGAAAAGACTTAAAAAACTTGGGTATCGGGTTTGCAGTGTTGCATCTACTGGAAAAGAAGCAATTAACAAAGCTGAAGGATTTCTTCCAGATCTTGTGATTATGGATATAAGACTAAAAGGGGATATGGATGGAATTCAGGCAGCACAAATAATTCGGGAACATTTTAATATACCAATAATCTATCTTACGGCTCACTCTGATGATGAAACACTTAAAAGGGCTAAGCAAACAGAACCCTACGGATATATTTTAAAACCATTTGAAAAAGAAGATCTGCGAACATCAATTGAAATTGCGTTATACAAACATCAGATGGAAAATTGCCACGAGAAATAG
- the pylC gene encoding 3-methylornithine--L-lysine ligase PylC, which produces MTTICIIGGKLQGFEVTYLAHKAGMDVVLVDRREKPLIHKVVDGFHCFDVVRKSEKLIELSENVDAIIPVNENLETIDFLRSVKDKLACPVLFDFDAYHISMDKKRSKDYFKSINIPTPADKPTSPPYFVKPPCESSSVGTSIIYDNEGLEGLDPSMLIEEYVEGDVVSLEVIGDGTHFAVVKETKIHIDKTYDCHMVTPVDNYPEFRKITYELARNLNLRGIMDVEAIDSPRGLKVLEIDARFPSQTPTAVYHSTGINLVEMLMQAFVGEVQEMEVAPETNYCIYEHLLLEKGKLRPVGEHVLSQGDEYVQFHVSENIEIFESRGENMNSVFTLISRGADREETETIRQNAMEMITGHFSIVQEV; this is translated from the coding sequence ATGACAACGATATGTATTATCGGTGGCAAGCTGCAGGGTTTTGAGGTCACTTATCTTGCACACAAGGCAGGCATGGATGTCGTACTTGTGGACCGCAGGGAAAAGCCTCTCATACACAAGGTTGTCGACGGTTTTCATTGCTTCGATGTTGTCAGGAAATCTGAAAAGCTGATAGAACTCTCAGAAAATGTGGATGCTATAATTCCCGTGAACGAGAACCTTGAAACAATTGATTTTCTCAGAAGTGTTAAGGATAAACTCGCTTGTCCCGTACTCTTTGATTTCGATGCATATCATATCAGCATGGACAAGAAGCGTTCCAAAGACTACTTCAAGTCAATAAATATCCCAACTCCTGCGGACAAGCCTACAAGCCCCCCATATTTTGTAAAGCCTCCATGCGAGAGCAGCAGCGTCGGGACTTCAATAATCTATGATAACGAGGGGCTTGAAGGACTTGACCCTTCCATGCTCATTGAAGAGTATGTTGAAGGCGATGTTGTTTCCCTTGAAGTGATAGGTGATGGGACTCATTTTGCAGTTGTAAAGGAAACAAAGATACACATCGACAAAACCTACGATTGCCATATGGTGACTCCTGTCGATAATTATCCTGAGTTCAGGAAAATCACCTATGAGCTTGCCAGGAACCTCAATCTCCGGGGAATAATGGATGTTGAAGCAATAGACAGCCCCAGGGGACTTAAGGTACTGGAAATAGATGCGAGGTTCCCGAGCCAGACACCCACAGCAGTTTATCACTCTACAGGGATCAACCTTGTGGAGATGCTCATGCAGGCGTTTGTGGGAGAAGTTCAGGAAATGGAAGTGGCTCCTGAAACTAACTATTGCATTTACGAGCACCTTTTACTTGAAAAAGGAAAACTGAGACCTGTTGGTGAGCATGTGCTCTCACAGGGAGACGAATACGTGCAGTTCCATGTTTCGGAAAATATTGAAATATTCGAGTCCAGAGGAGAGAATATGAACAGTGTTTTCACCCTTATAAGCAGGGGAGCTGACAGGGAAGAAACTGAAACAATAAGGCAGAACGCAATGGAAATGATCACCGGTCATTTCAGTATCGTACAGGAGGTATAA
- a CDS encoding PAS domain S-box protein, which yields MKKNEMTIKTKLIMYIVVSVFLVLIVSTAVSIKTVTEQQKELAYLQSVEMARDYANQFDGDMKANMAIAQTIAKTMEMYTAADRNEVNDILKNVLETYPSLTGVYVGYEPDAFDGKDNEYINAPYHDSTGRFVPYWNTIQGTIEVEPLVDYDTQDYYQLPEITHENIVTEPYYYQGIFMVSNDVPIFKDGNFVGIAGVDVSLDYINDVVSDIKAFDTGYAFVTGNTGILVSHPEYKEGIGTHTLYDFGIPEISDAADDIKKGEGGSVETIDPVTGKEVIMFYEPVKTGNYSFVLVVPKEEMLAGVTKLRNTLVIISTISICFMGLVSYLIATSITSPIDEIVENFRNIAQDAVDGKLDTRAKTDVERDFKEIPIGLNMILDAVIAPIKESIRVTNALAKGELGARTKLELKGEFKHLGDTLDDFADSLNNIIADSNNVLTAIQNNDFSRNVRVHGKGDFNILTEGIEETRNSLDLAIYEQKKAEKALKDSERKFRTLFESPNDEIYLTDLQGNILEVNEIACKRMGYSHDEFLSLTHMDIDASNRGKDFLTVLKELCKMKGNLLETIHMRKDGTIFPVELSSRMIRFDGQKAIITIARDISKRKHTEKELKKYAEELEYSNELKEEMESIINNSPVIVFKWKAETDLPVEFVSENITKLGYTVEDFTSNNLKYADIIHPDDSERTHLHISNYYMKKDAEMNYEYRIYTKSGDIRWVDERTFTRRDNYGRITLQGIILDITERKKVEEALIQAENIRKKEIHHRVKNNLQVISSLLYLASDNFEEQDVIDAFLDSRNRVRSMALIHEELYQSKDMTSIGFSDYTEKLMNYLSGSCGTGKKDIKLISKIEDVYLDVDTAVPLGMIINELVSNSLKHAFPEMKEGEISVELRILKNHFLLKIKDNGIGISPDIDFRNTESLGLQLVTTLVDQIDGTIELNSIHGTEFIISFTERN from the coding sequence TTGAAAAAGAATGAGATGACAATAAAAACCAAGCTGATTATGTATATAGTGGTCAGTGTCTTTCTTGTGCTCATCGTTTCAACTGCAGTCAGCATCAAAACCGTAACAGAACAACAAAAAGAACTTGCATATCTCCAATCCGTAGAAATGGCAAGAGACTATGCAAATCAGTTCGATGGTGACATGAAGGCAAACATGGCTATTGCACAAACAATTGCCAAAACAATGGAAATGTATACTGCTGCTGACAGGAATGAAGTAAACGATATTCTCAAAAATGTTCTTGAAACTTATCCCTCTCTTACGGGAGTTTATGTAGGATACGAACCTGATGCTTTTGATGGAAAGGATAACGAATATATCAATGCCCCATACCATGATTCCACCGGGAGATTCGTACCTTACTGGAATACTATTCAGGGAACAATAGAAGTTGAACCCCTAGTGGACTATGACACCCAGGACTACTATCAGCTTCCAGAGATAACACACGAAAATATTGTTACTGAACCTTATTATTATCAGGGTATCTTCATGGTAAGTAATGATGTACCTATTTTTAAAGATGGTAATTTTGTAGGTATTGCAGGTGTTGATGTTTCTCTTGATTACATCAACGATGTGGTTAGTGACATAAAAGCCTTTGACACAGGATATGCATTTGTGACAGGAAATACGGGTATTCTGGTATCTCACCCTGAATATAAAGAGGGAATAGGGACACATACTCTTTATGATTTTGGAATTCCTGAAATATCAGATGCAGCAGACGATATCAAAAAAGGAGAAGGAGGAAGCGTTGAAACTATCGATCCTGTGACAGGCAAAGAAGTGATAATGTTCTACGAACCTGTGAAAACAGGCAACTACTCATTTGTGCTTGTGGTTCCAAAAGAAGAAATGCTTGCCGGGGTCACTAAACTCAGAAATACTCTGGTTATAATATCTACTATTTCAATATGCTTCATGGGCCTGGTCTCTTATTTGATAGCAACATCGATAACTTCTCCTATAGATGAAATAGTTGAGAACTTCAGGAATATTGCTCAGGATGCCGTTGACGGTAAACTGGATACAAGAGCAAAAACAGATGTAGAAAGGGATTTCAAAGAAATTCCAATCGGACTTAATATGATTCTTGATGCTGTAATAGCACCGATAAAGGAATCTATCAGAGTTACAAATGCCCTTGCAAAAGGAGAGCTTGGAGCTCGCACAAAACTGGAATTAAAAGGAGAATTCAAGCACCTTGGAGATACGTTAGATGATTTTGCAGATTCCCTGAACAATATCATTGCAGACTCCAATAATGTACTCACAGCTATACAGAACAATGATTTTTCCCGCAACGTTCGGGTACATGGAAAGGGTGATTTTAATATCCTCACCGAAGGAATTGAAGAAACAAGAAACTCGTTAGACCTGGCTATTTACGAGCAAAAAAAAGCTGAGAAAGCCTTAAAAGATTCTGAAAGAAAATTCAGGACTTTATTTGAAAGTCCAAATGATGAAATATATCTTACTGATTTACAGGGAAACATTCTGGAAGTAAATGAAATCGCATGTAAAAGAATGGGATATAGCCATGATGAATTTCTTTCCCTGACACATATGGATATTGATGCTTCAAACCGTGGGAAAGATTTTCTCACAGTACTTAAAGAACTATGCAAAATGAAAGGCAACCTTCTGGAAACAATCCACATGAGAAAAGACGGTACTATTTTTCCAGTGGAATTGAGCAGCAGGATGATCAGGTTCGATGGACAAAAAGCAATCATTACTATTGCAAGAGATATCAGCAAAAGAAAACACACCGAAAAAGAACTCAAAAAATATGCTGAAGAATTAGAGTATTCCAATGAACTTAAAGAAGAAATGGAGAGCATAATCAATAACAGTCCGGTTATAGTTTTCAAATGGAAGGCAGAAACTGACTTGCCGGTAGAATTCGTTTCAGAGAATATTACAAAACTTGGCTACACCGTAGAGGACTTCACATCGAACAATCTCAAGTATGCCGATATCATACACCCGGATGATAGTGAAAGAACACATCTGCATATATCAAACTATTATATGAAAAAAGATGCTGAAATGAACTATGAATATAGAATATACACCAAATCAGGCGATATAAGATGGGTGGATGAAAGGACATTTACAAGACGCGATAATTACGGCAGGATTACATTACAGGGAATCATTCTTGACATAACTGAACGTAAAAAGGTAGAGGAAGCACTTATTCAGGCTGAGAACATTCGCAAGAAAGAAATACATCACCGTGTCAAGAACAACTTACAGGTAATTTCAAGTCTGCTCTATCTTGCATCGGACAATTTCGAGGAGCAGGACGTAATAGATGCTTTTTTGGATAGTCGTAACCGTGTGCGTTCAATGGCTCTGATACATGAAGAATTGTACCAATCCAAGGATATGACAAGTATTGGCTTTTCTGATTACACAGAAAAATTGATGAATTATCTATCCGGGTCATGTGGGACTGGAAAGAAGGATATTAAGCTCATTTCAAAAATCGAAGATGTTTATCTGGATGTTGATACAGCTGTTCCACTTGGTATGATTATCAATGAACTTGTTTCAAACTCACTAAAGCACGCTTTCCCTGAAATGAAAGAAGGGGAAATCAGCGTAGAACTCAGGATCTTAAAAAATCATTTTTTATTGAAAATTAAAGATAACGGAATTGGAATTTCTCCAGATATAGATTTCAGAAATACAGAATCTCTGGGTTTACAACTTGTGACCACGCTTGTTGATCAGATAGATGGGACTATCGAACTAAACTCAATCCATGGAACTGAATTTATCATAAGTTTTACAGAGAGGAACTAA